One segment of Desulfosudis oleivorans Hxd3 DNA contains the following:
- a CDS encoding YraN family protein, which translates to MLNQRQQYGRQGEQAAERFLKKEGYTIVCRNYRTPVGEIDIIAKDKTTLAFVEVKARRTESYGSPRLSITKDKQRKITRAALWYLKDTGQAGARARFDVVIVQGRDNSVELIRNAFDANLAAS; encoded by the coding sequence ATGCTCAATCAACGCCAGCAGTATGGTCGCCAGGGGGAGCAGGCGGCCGAGCGGTTTTTAAAAAAAGAGGGCTACACCATTGTGTGCCGCAACTATCGTACCCCCGTGGGAGAGATCGACATTATCGCAAAGGACAAGACCACACTTGCGTTTGTCGAGGTCAAGGCCCGGCGGACGGAGAGCTACGGCAGCCCCCGGCTGAGTATCACAAAGGACAAGCAGCGTAAAATCACCCGGGCGGCCCTGTGGTACCTCAAGGACACCGGGCAGGCCGGGGCCAGGGCCCGGTTTGACGTGGTGATTGTGCAGGGGCGGGACAATTCGGTGGAACTTATCAGGAACGCGTTTGACGCAAACTTGGCGGCTTCGTAA
- a CDS encoding phenylacetate--CoA ligase family protein: protein MDAIPQSTITGISWPALPSPEASARLSIMYQLGRTQWWSAEALETNQFRQVNRLVRHAVSSTRFYHDRLTAAGIDGHTEITPEMFLKIPLLQRGDIQSRIKEMTSTAVPQGHGRIGVARSSGSTGQPIQIYSTSASQFFWMAFSLRDHLWHKRDFSRPYAEIRVGVENRDDARWGPAVSRVFPTGPAARLNIKESIDTQIRWLQKHRIYYLLSYPSNIREMAKKCLEAGILLPDLGQVRTFGETVSDELRDLCRRAWNVEVKDMYSSMEIGYMALQCPDHGHYHVMSEGVLLEVLDDAGNPCKPGDIGRVVITDLHNFATPMIRYEILDYAQVGAPCPCGRGLPVLKRIMGRQRNMMKMPDGTRRWPSFGMRQWPCAEKINQIQIIQKEIDLLVVRLVVKAPLTATDEQGITAIIRERAEYPFRVTFEYVDVIEKPANFKFDLFFSEV from the coding sequence ATGGACGCCATCCCCCAGTCAACTATCACCGGCATATCCTGGCCGGCGTTGCCGTCGCCCGAAGCATCGGCCCGGCTTTCCATCATGTACCAGCTGGGCCGGACCCAATGGTGGTCTGCCGAAGCCCTGGAAACGAACCAGTTCCGCCAGGTCAACCGGCTGGTGCGTCATGCTGTTTCGTCCACGCGGTTCTACCACGACCGGCTGACAGCCGCGGGTATTGACGGCCACACTGAAATAACACCGGAAATGTTTTTAAAAATTCCCCTGCTGCAGCGGGGGGACATCCAATCCCGAATCAAAGAGATGACCAGCACCGCTGTTCCTCAGGGCCACGGCCGGATCGGGGTTGCCAGGTCCTCCGGCTCCACCGGTCAGCCCATTCAGATTTATTCCACCAGCGCCTCCCAGTTTTTCTGGATGGCTTTTTCCCTGCGGGACCATTTGTGGCATAAGCGGGATTTTTCAAGACCCTATGCCGAAATCCGTGTAGGGGTGGAAAACCGGGACGATGCCCGCTGGGGTCCAGCGGTCAGCCGGGTCTTTCCCACGGGACCGGCGGCCCGCTTGAATATAAAAGAGAGCATTGACACCCAGATCCGGTGGCTGCAAAAACACCGGATCTATTACCTGCTGAGCTACCCCTCCAACATCCGGGAAATGGCGAAAAAATGTCTCGAGGCAGGCATTCTCCTGCCGGACCTGGGGCAGGTCCGGACCTTTGGGGAAACCGTCTCCGACGAGCTGCGGGATCTCTGCCGGCGAGCCTGGAACGTGGAGGTCAAGGACATGTACAGCTCCATGGAGATCGGGTACATGGCCCTGCAGTGCCCGGACCACGGGCATTATCACGTGATGTCCGAGGGGGTGCTGCTGGAGGTGCTGGACGACGCGGGCAACCCCTGCAAACCCGGTGACATCGGCCGGGTCGTGATCACCGACCTTCACAATTTCGCCACGCCCATGATCCGCTACGAGATTCTGGATTACGCCCAGGTGGGAGCGCCCTGCCCCTGCGGCCGGGGCCTGCCGGTATTAAAACGAATCATGGGCCGCCAGCGGAACATGATGAAAATGCCCGACGGCACCCGCCGGTGGCCGTCGTTCGGCATGCGCCAGTGGCCCTGCGCCGAAAAGATCAACCAGATTCAGATCATTCAAAAAGAGATCGACCTGCTGGTGGTCCGGCTGGTCGTCAAAGCGCCGCTGACCGCAACCGATGAGCAGGGGATCACCGCCATTATACGAGAGCGGGCCGAATACCCGTTCCGGGTGACGTTTGAATATGTGGACGTCATTGAAAAGCCGGCCAACTTCAAGTTCGACCTGTTTTTCTCCGAAGTATGA
- a CDS encoding tripartite tricarboxylate transporter permease: protein MIEQVVAATHLIATPATLSVMLLGIVLGVFFGIMPGIGGLTALALLLPFIYDMNPATGLCFLVATHAAVDAGGVVTSIMLGIPGSPANAAVIEDGFALRREGRGLYAVGAALTASVAGGLFSAALLVVLLPVLQTVVLSFGSPEIFLIVLTGLTYVAVLGRGSTLKAFVAVALGVFLSSIGYQRITGEPRLWFGVEYLLDGVRLIPLVLGLFAVPEILNLFASKKRIDDTDNRRESIFQMWAGAREVFKRPLLLVKSSVIGMVVGIIPGVGGETAPFLAYASAKKSSNERIVGVIAPESSNNAKEGGALVPTLALGIPGSAGMAILMSGFLILGINPGPKFINQHMDIALGLVFTLAITNVVSALVVIPLAAYVAKIIRIQAVILAPALSALVIFGTYASSHNPYDVAALFACGLLGIGMQRFSFSRPILILSFILAPIIETYLHISIQAYGLGMFARPIFLVLLVVLVLSGIGLKKK, encoded by the coding sequence ATGATTGAGCAGGTTGTTGCAGCGACTCACCTGATAGCCACGCCGGCCACCCTTTCGGTCATGCTGCTGGGCATTGTCCTGGGGGTGTTTTTTGGGATCATGCCCGGCATCGGGGGGCTGACCGCCCTGGCGCTCCTGCTGCCGTTTATCTATGACATGAACCCTGCCACCGGTCTCTGTTTTCTGGTGGCTACCCATGCCGCCGTGGATGCGGGCGGCGTGGTCACCTCCATCATGCTGGGTATTCCCGGTTCTCCTGCCAACGCGGCGGTGATTGAAGACGGGTTCGCCTTACGGCGGGAGGGCAGGGGGCTGTATGCCGTGGGCGCGGCCCTGACCGCCTCGGTGGCCGGCGGCCTTTTCAGCGCCGCCCTGCTGGTGGTGCTGCTGCCTGTACTCCAGACGGTTGTACTTTCTTTCGGCTCACCGGAAATCTTTCTGATCGTTCTGACCGGCCTCACCTATGTGGCGGTGCTGGGCCGGGGCTCCACCCTCAAGGCCTTTGTTGCGGTGGCCCTGGGCGTGTTTCTCTCTTCAATCGGTTATCAGCGCATCACCGGAGAACCGCGGCTGTGGTTCGGTGTCGAATACCTTCTGGACGGCGTGCGCCTGATTCCCCTAGTGCTGGGCCTGTTTGCCGTTCCGGAAATTCTCAACCTGTTTGCGTCAAAAAAAAGAATCGACGATACGGATAATCGCCGCGAGTCTATTTTTCAAATGTGGGCGGGCGCGCGGGAGGTGTTCAAGCGGCCCCTGCTGCTGGTCAAGTCCTCGGTGATCGGCATGGTGGTCGGCATTATTCCCGGCGTAGGAGGCGAAACCGCGCCGTTTCTGGCCTATGCCTCGGCAAAAAAGTCATCGAACGAAAGAATCGTGGGTGTCATCGCGCCGGAGAGCAGCAACAACGCCAAGGAGGGGGGCGCGCTGGTGCCGACCCTGGCCCTGGGGATTCCGGGAAGCGCGGGCATGGCCATACTGATGAGCGGTTTTTTGATACTGGGGATCAATCCCGGCCCCAAGTTCATCAACCAGCACATGGACATCGCCCTGGGACTGGTCTTTACCCTGGCGATCACCAACGTGGTGTCGGCCCTGGTGGTGATACCGCTGGCCGCCTATGTGGCAAAGATCATCAGGATTCAGGCTGTGATACTGGCGCCGGCCCTGTCGGCCCTGGTGATCTTCGGCACGTATGCGTCAAGCCATAATCCGTATGATGTGGCGGCGCTGTTTGCCTGCGGTCTGCTGGGCATCGGCATGCAGCGGTTTTCCTTCAGCCGGCCGATCCTGATTTTAAGTTTCATCCTGGCCCCGATCATTGAAACCTATCTGCACATATCCATACAGGCTTACGGCCTGGGCATGTTTGCGCGCCCCATCTTCCTGGTGCTGCTGGTGGTGCTGGTGTTAAGCGGTATCGGGCTGAAGAAAAAATAG
- a CDS encoding Bug family tripartite tricarboxylate transporter substrate binding protein → MKLRVFIAGICLVLLSTIVVASEGDFYRGKTMDLVVGYGPGGGFDTLARLIAPEIEKRTGATVVVRNLPGGGGAVALNQVANGKPDGLTLMLVNGQAAALAQLMSQEAVRYDLTTTPTIGLVCPEPSVVLVGKDSPYKSIDGMLHAKQPVKWAAGSKIDNMADVEACFSEALGLNSRIIIGYKGSNEAALSTMRGETDAIAISATSGKKFSQDGRLVPLAILARQRSSVLPDVPTIFEVVELDDAHAWWIDFRAGISDIGRYLVTTPGTPPQRVDYLVSVVKEILTDPAFIEFVKSKKALIEYAEVSQTDRLIEKTLKSLDKDRMERVRHVLLEKYY, encoded by the coding sequence ATGAAACTGCGAGTTTTTATTGCCGGGATTTGTCTGGTTTTGCTTTCAACCATTGTCGTGGCGTCAGAAGGCGATTTTTACCGGGGTAAAACCATGGACCTGGTGGTGGGATACGGTCCGGGCGGCGGATTTGACACCCTGGCCCGGCTGATCGCGCCGGAGATCGAAAAGCGGACCGGCGCCACCGTGGTGGTGAGAAACCTGCCCGGCGGCGGCGGGGCCGTGGCCCTCAACCAGGTGGCCAACGGTAAGCCCGACGGGCTGACCCTGATGCTGGTCAACGGCCAGGCGGCCGCGCTGGCCCAATTAATGTCGCAGGAAGCGGTGCGGTACGACCTGACCACCACACCCACCATCGGCCTGGTCTGTCCCGAACCGTCAGTGGTGCTGGTCGGGAAAGATTCGCCGTACAAAAGCATCGACGGCATGCTGCATGCAAAGCAGCCGGTCAAGTGGGCCGCCGGCAGTAAAATCGACAACATGGCCGACGTGGAGGCCTGTTTTTCTGAAGCGCTGGGGCTCAACTCCAGAATCATCATCGGCTACAAGGGCAGCAATGAAGCGGCCCTTTCCACCATGCGGGGAGAAACCGATGCCATTGCCATCAGCGCAACGTCAGGGAAAAAGTTTTCTCAGGACGGCCGGCTGGTGCCCCTGGCGATCCTGGCCAGGCAGCGCAGCAGTGTACTGCCCGACGTGCCCACTATTTTTGAAGTGGTGGAACTCGACGATGCCCATGCCTGGTGGATTGACTTTCGGGCGGGCATTTCCGATATCGGGCGGTACCTGGTCACTACGCCGGGTACGCCGCCGCAAAGGGTGGACTACCTGGTGTCTGTTGTAAAAGAGATCCTGACAGACCCGGCGTTTATCGAGTTTGTAAAATCCAAGAAGGCACTGATTGAATACGCCGAGGTGTCGCAGACCGACCGCTTGATCGAAAAGACGTTAAAGTCATTGGATAAAGACCGGATGGAGCGGGTCCGGCATGTGCTGCTTGAGAAATACTACTAA
- a CDS encoding class I SAM-dependent methyltransferase: MQNDFLSESAPLAYRESQTLCNGCGWYHGAWQYLRMLGIVSPPYLQNEFYRNAIAPLAVSGDFRRVCISGATDYAMADTILDLWPLPEGAPAITVVDHCPTPLFLNRWYADRVGVKIDTACRSMLDYRNDDYFDLICTHSFFGFFAPVQRGGLIWNWSRLLRPGGRVVTSNRIRPTAGDRVGFSGQQADDFVARVVSAGQELEGIDLSREELKVLAQAYADNYFSYPVTSAEDLRDMFGASGFALERFEITGRESPVSGPPSTQGKSMRVDIVAVKP; the protein is encoded by the coding sequence ATGCAAAACGACTTTCTGTCTGAAAGCGCGCCACTGGCCTATCGTGAGTCGCAAACACTGTGCAACGGGTGCGGCTGGTACCACGGCGCGTGGCAATACCTTCGCATGCTCGGCATTGTGTCGCCGCCCTACCTGCAGAATGAATTTTACCGCAACGCCATAGCGCCGCTGGCGGTATCCGGTGATTTCCGGCGGGTGTGTATTTCCGGGGCCACGGACTACGCCATGGCCGACACCATTCTCGACCTGTGGCCCCTGCCGGAAGGCGCCCCGGCCATTACCGTGGTGGACCACTGCCCGACCCCGCTTTTTTTAAACCGCTGGTACGCGGACAGGGTGGGTGTAAAAATAGACACGGCGTGCCGGAGCATGCTGGACTACCGTAACGACGATTACTTTGATCTGATCTGCACCCACTCATTTTTCGGTTTTTTTGCCCCGGTGCAACGGGGCGGCCTTATTTGGAACTGGAGCCGCCTGCTGCGACCCGGCGGCCGGGTGGTAACATCGAACCGGATACGCCCCACGGCCGGGGATCGGGTCGGGTTTTCCGGGCAGCAGGCCGATGATTTTGTTGCCAGGGTGGTGAGCGCGGGACAGGAGTTGGAAGGGATTGATCTCTCCCGGGAGGAATTGAAAGTACTGGCACAGGCCTATGCGGACAATTATTTTTCTTATCCTGTTACCTCGGCTGAAGATCTTCGGGATATGTTCGGCGCCAGCGGGTTTGCTCTGGAACGGTTTGAGATCACCGGCAGGGAAAGCCCGGTGTCCGGACCGCCGTCCACGCAGGGAAAGTCGATGCGTGTAGATATTGTGGCAGTAAAACCTTAA